From Paenibacillus sp. V4I7, one genomic window encodes:
- a CDS encoding YdcF family protein, producing MKKKLKTWLWILVALFLIILFYFSFMSWKVNYTWKHSHGTPSDCIIILGAAVWDGKPSPALRERLDIAVEAYSSGLAPNIIASGGIGGSEPSEAVTMKRYLMEKGVPERAILLEERSRSTMENLQNSQAIMMEKGYRTAVIVTHGFHAYRASLMARSLGMTSTVEPVQIRPLSLTYYTLRECAGIAIFTLESIIMKPFSY from the coding sequence ATGAAAAAGAAACTCAAAACTTGGCTTTGGATACTCGTCGCTTTGTTCCTAATCATCCTGTTTTACTTTTCTTTCATGAGTTGGAAAGTTAACTATACTTGGAAACATTCCCATGGAACTCCTAGTGATTGTATCATTATTCTAGGCGCTGCGGTATGGGATGGCAAGCCGAGTCCGGCTTTACGTGAGCGATTGGATATTGCGGTGGAGGCTTACAGCAGCGGATTAGCTCCGAATATTATTGCCAGTGGGGGGATAGGCGGCAGTGAACCCTCTGAAGCTGTAACGATGAAACGTTATTTAATGGAGAAAGGAGTACCGGAGCGGGCCATCCTTTTAGAGGAGAGGTCACGAAGCACCATGGAGAATTTACAGAACAGTCAAGCGATTATGATGGAAAAAGGATATCGGACAGCGGTGATTGTAACGCATGGCTTCCATGCTTATCGGGCATCTCTGATGGCGAGAAGCCTGGGAATGACATCGACGGTGGAGCCGGTTCAGATTCGTCCGCTTTCATTGACGTACTATACGTTAAGGGAGTGTGCAGGCATTGCTATCTTTACACTGGAATCTATTATAATGAAACCCTTTTCATATTAA
- a CDS encoding HD domain-containing protein, translated as MSIQHTFSTGTIWEPLYQWQMNAHPIEVELFRSQPVRRLKFLHHFGASALFSPMTHSRFEHTVGVWSLMAHFCPDEPHLRIAALLHDIGHLPFSHAVERTLGYDHHQQTEQLIRRGVVADILIKHGISPPSIVDILHQDSPLTNKTTLLGLDHLDSFLRDTYYAGQQVRPPSEIVKGLRLRGHYVEADEDTAAALVHAVVEDHRLFLNPQFLAMDALLAKAAAHHCESNPGMKERIPSLMDHELIQELLQSNNATSREIIHVLMYEPQRIQINREPVPGSIEVKIRKPYKKQPLIGDKLASEASFQSAVKLAELDSMTATYFFTI; from the coding sequence TTGAGTATACAGCATACTTTTTCAACCGGAACGATCTGGGAGCCTCTCTATCAATGGCAAATGAATGCCCATCCGATTGAAGTTGAGCTTTTCCGGTCGCAGCCGGTTCGCCGTCTGAAGTTTCTGCATCACTTCGGGGCATCTGCGCTTTTTTCACCGATGACACATTCCCGTTTTGAACATACCGTAGGCGTCTGGTCATTGATGGCTCACTTTTGCCCAGATGAACCTCATCTGCGTATTGCTGCGCTTCTTCATGATATTGGACACTTGCCTTTCTCCCATGCGGTTGAGAGAACACTTGGGTACGATCATCATCAGCAGACGGAGCAATTGATTAGGCGCGGCGTCGTTGCTGATATTCTCATCAAGCATGGCATTTCGCCACCGTCGATTGTGGATATTTTGCATCAAGATAGCCCTCTTACGAATAAAACTACGCTGCTCGGGCTCGATCATCTGGATAGCTTTCTAAGAGATACTTATTATGCCGGACAACAAGTACGTCCACCCTCTGAGATTGTCAAAGGGCTTCGCTTGCGCGGTCATTATGTGGAAGCTGACGAAGATACGGCTGCTGCGCTCGTTCATGCGGTTGTCGAGGACCACAGACTCTTTCTGAACCCACAGTTTCTTGCGATGGATGCTCTGCTGGCCAAGGCCGCTGCTCATCACTGCGAGTCGAACCCTGGTATGAAGGAACGCATTCCTTCCCTTATGGATCACGAATTGATCCAGGAGCTTTTGCAGAGTAATAATGCGACTTCCAGGGAAATCATCCATGTGCTGATGTACGAGCCCCAACGGATTCAAATCAATAGGGAGCCTGTTCCAGGCAGTATAGAAGTCAAAATTCGAAAGCCTTACAAGAAACAGCCACTGATCGGCGATAAGCTCGCCTCAGAAGCAAGCTTTCAATCCGCCGTTAAACTGGCAGAGCTCGATAGTATGACCGCTACTTACTTTTTCACCATATAA